The DNA segment ATGCATTACCTGTACCTGGCGGTCATCGCCGCGGTGATCCTCGGCATCACCGTCGGGTTCGCGTTCCCCGAGTTTGCGGCCAACCTCAAACCGCTCGGCAGCGGTTTCGTCGACCTCATCAAGATGATGATCAGCCCGATCATCTTCTGCACCATCGTGCTCGGCATCGGCTCAGTGGCGAAGGCCGCGAAGGTCGGCAAGGTCGGGCTGCTCGCGCTCAGCTACTTCCTGGTGATGTCCACGTTCGCGCTCGCGATCGGGCTCATCGTCGGCAACATCCTGCACCCCGGCGAGGGCATGCGGCTCGACCCCGACGACGTCGCCGCCGTGCAGGAGCAGGCATCCGAGGGCGAAGGGACCGTCGACTTCCTGCTCGGCATCATCCCGGAAAGTCTCGTGTCGGCCTTCACCGATGGATCTGTGCTACAGACGCTGCTCGTGGCGCTGCTGACCGGATTCGCGCTACAGAAACTCGGCAGGGTCGGCGAACCGGTCCTGCGTGGCATCGAGCATCTGCAACGGCTCGTTTTCCGCATTCTGGCGATGATCATGTGGGCCGCGCCCGTCGGTGCCTTCGGGGCGATCGCGGCAGTGGTCGGCGAAACCGGCTGGGACGCGCTCAAGAGCCTCGCGGTCATCATGGTCGGCTTCTACCTCACCTGTCTGCTGTTCGTGTTCCTCGTGCTCGGCGCCGTGTTGTGGTTCGGGGCGAGGATGAACGTGTTCAAGTTGCTCGGCTACCTCGGCAGAGAGTTCCTGCTCATCGTGTCGACGTCGTCGTCGGAGTCCGCGCTGCCAAGGCTCATCGCGAAGATGGAGCACCTCGGGGTCAGCAAGCCCGTCGTCGGCATCACCGTGCCGACCGGCTACTCGTTCAACCTCGACGGCACCGCCATCTACCTGACGATGGCCACTCTGTTCATCGCCACCGCGCAGGGCAGTCCGCTCGGCATCGGCGAACAGATCTCGCTGCTGGTGTTCATGGTGATCGCGTCGAAGGGCGCGGCGGGAGTCAGCGGTGCCGGGATCGCGACACTGGCAGGCGGCCTCCAGTCGCACCGGCCGGAACTGGTCGACGGCGTCGGGTTCATCCTCGGAATCGACCGGTTCATGTCCGAGGCGCGCGCGTTGACGAACTTCGCGGGTAACGCCATCGCCACCGTCGTCATCGGCTCGTGGACGAAGGAATTCGACCGGGATCAGGCAGATCGGGTGTTCGCGGGACAGGACCCGTTCAACGAGGCTACGCTCGTCGACGATCACCAACCTGCGACAGAGCCGGAACGCGAACCGGTTCGGGCGTAGAACGACCGGCGCCGGGATCCCCCTCATCCCCCGCCCGGCGCCGGAGGGATCCCGTCGAGGCGGGGTCCGGGCCGTGGGGCCCTGTTCGATGACACGGACAGGGCCCCACGCCCCGCTATCGCTGGTCCAGGGGCTGGCGGGGCTCACGGTTCGGGTTCGGTTCGCCGTGGTTGGTTGGCTGGGCGCGGTGCGGCAGGTTCGGTTCGGCGGGGTTCGCTGGCTGGGCGCGGTGCGGCGAGTTCGGTTCGGCGGGGTTCGCTGGCTGGGTTCGCGGTTCGGACTCGCGGGACTGGCGGTGGTCCCGGAGCGATGGGTGGGACGTTCACCGGCGCAGCATGGAGCGAAGTCCCCGCTGTCCCCTGCGCATCATGACCGCGTGGTTGGCCCTGAACACGGGACGGGCCAGCGGAGACAACGCGCGGAGCAGTGTTTTCGTGGCGACCACCTGCTGGAGGATCTCCAGTCTCGTCGCGGATCCGGGTCCTTCCTGAACGCGGGCGGTGAGCGAACCTTCGAGGTCGCCGGTCAGTGCCACGCCCAGTCTGCCCGCGCGCTCGTCCTGCTCCAGCCGGGTCATCCGGAGGGTCAGGGCGAACGGCAGCGTGGCCCTGCACACCAGTTCGGCGGTTTCCTCGTCGATCTTGCTCACGGTCCGCACATCCGGCCACCACTGCGGGTAGCGCGCGACATCGACCACCGCGGCGAACACGGTGGCTACCGGCGCGTCGATGAGCCACGCCGCACGGAACCGGTAGAAGTCCGACCGCACTCCGCAAGTATGCCGCGAGCGGGGTCACATCGGCATGCGTTCGCGATCGGGCGCGTCAGGTGAGTGCAGGCGGGGAGTTGATCTGCGCGGCGCGGATCTCGCCGTCCCAGGCGCGGATCTCGGCGTCCCAGGCGCGGAACTCGCCAGCCCGAGCGCGGAACTCGGCGACCTGGACGCGGAACTCGGCGACCTGAGCGTGGGACTCGCGGGCGCTCCCTCGCCAAGCCCACACCGCCGCCCATCCCCACGGTCCACGCCGCCGTCCCCACGGCCCACGCCGCCCGCCACCCCACGGCTCGCGCCGCCGCCCATCCCCATGGGGCACGCAGCACCACGACGCACGGCGCCACCAACGCACGCCACCCCGGGCAGACGCCGCGACACGGCCGCCGCCCAGCGGACCTGGCCACCCCGGCAGGCGCCGCGACGGGCGTGGCGACGCTCAGGTGAGGACGGGCTTCAGGTACTGGCCCGTGTAGCTTCCCTCGACGACCGCGACATCCTCGGGACTTCCTTGCGCGACCACGGTTCCACCGCCGGAGCCGCCCTCGGGCCCCATGTCGACGATCCAGTCCGACGTCTTGATCACGTCGAGGTTGTGCTCGATGACGATCACGGTGTTGCCCTTGTCGACCAACCCGTTGATGACGGCGAGCAGCTTGCGGATGTCCTCGAAGTGCAGCCCCGTCGTCGGCTCGTCCAGTACGTACACCGTCTTGCCCGTCGACCGCTTTTGCAGCTCGCTGGCGAGCTTGACTCGCTGCGCCTCCCCGCCCGACAGGGTGGGAGCGGGCTGACCGAGCCGCACGTAACCAAGCCCGACGTCCACCAGGGTTTGCAGGTGCCGGTGAATGGCCTTGATCGGCTCGAAGAACTCGGCTGCCTCCTCGATGGGCATGTCGAGCACATCGGACACCGTCTTGCCCTTGTAGTGCACCTCAAGGGTTTCCCGGTTGTACCGCGCGCCCTTGCACACCTCGCACGGGACGTACACGTCGGGAAGGAAGTTCATCTCGATCTTGATGGTCCCGTCACCCGCGCACGCCTCGCACCTGCCGCCCTTGACGTTGAACGAGAACCGCCCCTGCTGGTAGCCACGCACCTTGGCCTCGGTGGTCG comes from the Prauserella marina genome and includes:
- a CDS encoding cation:dicarboxylate symporter family transporter, with protein sequence MHYLYLAVIAAVILGITVGFAFPEFAANLKPLGSGFVDLIKMMISPIIFCTIVLGIGSVAKAAKVGKVGLLALSYFLVMSTFALAIGLIVGNILHPGEGMRLDPDDVAAVQEQASEGEGTVDFLLGIIPESLVSAFTDGSVLQTLLVALLTGFALQKLGRVGEPVLRGIEHLQRLVFRILAMIMWAAPVGAFGAIAAVVGETGWDALKSLAVIMVGFYLTCLLFVFLVLGAVLWFGARMNVFKLLGYLGREFLLIVSTSSSESALPRLIAKMEHLGVSKPVVGITVPTGYSFNLDGTAIYLTMATLFIATAQGSPLGIGEQISLLVFMVIASKGAAGVSGAGIATLAGGLQSHRPELVDGVGFILGIDRFMSEARALTNFAGNAIATVVIGSWTKEFDRDQADRVFAGQDPFNEATLVDDHQPATEPEREPVRA
- a CDS encoding SRPBCC family protein yields the protein MRSDFYRFRAAWLIDAPVATVFAAVVDVARYPQWWPDVRTVSKIDEETAELVCRATLPFALTLRMTRLEQDERAGRLGVALTGDLEGSLTARVQEGPGSATRLEILQQVVATKTLLRALSPLARPVFRANHAVMMRRGQRGLRSMLRR